AGTCGGATATTCAAATGCGCTCAATCCTCGCACCGCGGCGGCCGAGGCCACTGCCGCGGCGCTGGCGTGCGCGGGCCTGAACGCGGCCGAAGGCGCGCTGGTATTTGCCACCACGGCTTACGGCGCCGCCTATCCGATGATCCTGCGGATGGTGGCGCAGGAGGCGCATACGCGCGAAATCGCGGGATGCTCGACGATGGGCGTGATCGCCAACGAGCAGGAAGTCGAAACCGGTCATGCGCTCGCGGTGATCGTCTTCGGCGGCGGCGCGATCGCGGGGCGCCGCTTTTTCGTGCCTTCCCTGCGCGGCCGCTCGCGCGAGGCCGCCAGCGAAGTAGCAGGCGCCGTGCGGCCGGGCCTCAATGCTAACAATCTATTGTGCGTGTTCGCCGATACTTACAACCTCGAAGCCGAGGTTTTCCTCGACGCGCTCAGGGCCGAGCTGCCGGGCGTCGTGATCGTTGGCGGCGGCGCCAGCGAGGACGGTTCGATTGGCGAGACCTTCCAGTTTTGTGGCGACGTGGTGAGCTCGAACGCGGTCTCCGGGATGCTGATCGCGGGCGACTTCGATATCACGGTGGTAAGCTCGCTCGCCTGCACTCCGATCGGCGGAGCGCATCGCGTAACCGCGGCGCGCGACAACATCATAATGGAGCTCGACGGCCGGCCGGCATACGAAGTTTTTGCCGAGGCTGCGGGTCCGCTGGCGAGCGATTTGCGCCGCGCTCTCACGTTCGTTTTCCTGGCCGTCCCGCTCGATCCGAATGCGACGACGATCGCGCGCGGCAACTATCTCGTGCGCAACATCGTCGGCGCGAGCAAGGAGCACGGCGTGATCGCCGTCGCCCATCAGCCCAAGGTCGGAGATATGGTCGGCCTTGCATTGCGCGACGGCGAACGCGCGCGCCAGGATCTCAAGGCAACGCTCGAAAGCCTCGAGACCCGAATCGAATCGCCGCCAAAACTCGGCCTCTATTTTGACTGCGTGTCGCGCGGCGTGGGCCTCTACGGAATCCCCGGCCACGATTCGGCCTACATCAGGCGCTACCTCGGCGATCTCGCGCTCGGCGGCTTCTTCACCGGCTTCGAAATCGGCCCGGTTGGCGACTCAACCGCGCCCCTTCAATACACCGGCGTGCTCGCGCTACTCTCCGAGAAGAAGAAGGACTAACCAGCGAGTCAACAGATTTTAAGGTTCGGAGGTTTGACGGATGAACACGTCGGCCGTGCCGGGACCGAAATCGCCGCGCCTGTTGCAGGGATTCGCTTACCTCAGGGATCCGTTGGCGCTCTTCGACGATTGCGCCAGAAAATACGGCGATTGCTTCACGCTCCGTGTTCCGACCCTCCCGGCAACTATCTGTTTGAGTGACCCGGAGGCAATCAGGGAGATCTTCGCTCGCGACGGTACCGACGCAATCGAGACCGGATCAATCTTCGCGTCGGTGATGGCCCCAGTCGTCGGCGAACATTCGATGCTCGTAATCGATGGCGACGAGCATCGACGTCATCGCAGTATCACGATGCCTTACTTCGCGCGCGCCCAGTTCGCACGGCTCGGCGATACAATCGTCGAGTTGACGGATCGCGAGATTTCGACCTGGCCGAGCGGCACGCCTTTCCCGATGCGTCCAAGGATGCAGAACATCACGCTCCAGGTCATGCTCCGGATTCTCTTTGGGGAGCATGCGACGTCGGTCTTCACGCCCGACCTGCTGCGCAGGGCGTTCGGAGTCGGACCCAACCCCTTCATATTTTATCGCTGGGCGCGAGTGGACCTCGGACCGCGCAGCCCATGGGGCGGCTTTCTGCGCATCCATCGCGAAGTAACGGAAAGTATCCTCGCGGAGATCCGCCGTCGTCGTGTTAACGGACGGTCATCGGAAGATGTGCTCGCTTCGATGATGAGGCCGCACGGCGACAACGGCGGCACGATGAGCGACGAGGAACTCACCGACGAGGTATGGACTCTGATCAATGCCGGCAACGATACGACGGCTACGGCGCTCGCGTGGGCGATCTATCACCTCGCGTGCAATCCTGAAGTGATCGCCGAACTTCGGCGCGAGCAGTGCAGTCTTGGCAACCCGACCACCGATCAACTCGCGCAGCTTCCCTACCTCGATGCCACAGTGAGGGAGGTTCTGCGGATCTCGCCGATCTTCCTGATGGTCGGGCGTCGCTTGAAAGAACCGATGCGCGTCGGCGATCGCGAACTGCCGGCGGGAACGACGGTCGCTCCCTGCATCTATCTGGCGCATCGCAGACCGGATATCTGGCATGAGCCGAAGCGATTCAACCCGCGCCGCTTTCTCGACGAGCGCCATCCCGCTCACCACTTCTTCCCCTTCGGCGGCGGTATCCGGCACTGCATCGGCGCGGCGCTGGCGATATACGAAATGAAGCTGGTGCTCGCGCGGGTCTTCTCGAGAATGGAGCTGCGTCTACGCCGGGCTACGTCGCCAGGCCGCGTTGGTACTTCAATTTCATCGCGCCTTCGGACGAGCTGCCGGTAGTCGCGCGTTCTGTTTAATCCGCGCAACAAACTCCTGGCCGAGGCAAGGCACGGCGCGCCGGGTGCGCTTTCTCGCGGCTCGGCGTAGTATTAGACAAGCGCTTCGGAATTGTCGTTGCGCGTTAAGGGCCTGCGCACTATCGTTAATCGGCGCGCTTTGAATCCCGCGATGTATCCCCGGACAAACGAGAGATTCCCTGACGAAAAACTGGGACGGATTCTTACCCAGCTGCGGGCGCTGCGATCGCGCCTGAATTTGCTCGCGATTCAGCATGGCCTGTTCTATTCGTTGGCGATGCTGATCGCGGCGGGCGCAATCGTTTACGCCTGCGCCTTCACGCTCTCGCCGCTTAACTTCATGATCATCGCGGCGATCGCCGCCGCGACTGCGCCTGTCGCGATCGTTACCGCGACGCGAACGGCTTGGTCGATGCGCGCATCGACGGCCCGCGCTGCCTCGCTCGCTGACGAGCGGGCCGAGCTCAAGGGCCGCCTCGCCACGATCGTTACTATCGCCCAGCATCGCCGCAGAGGCCCGATGTGGTCGTATCTCGTCGAGGATACTCTGAGCCGCAGCGAGGAATTCGCGCCCGCCCGTATCGAGCGGCGGCGTATCTCGAAGGGAATCTTTGCCCTCGCGGGAGCACTGGTGTTGGCCGGGATCGCATGGCCGATCTCAAAGATTCGCCACGCGCAGATCGCCGCCGCGAATCAACGTCCCGACGATCTCACACTCGATCTTAATGATCTGCATCTGCGTCCCGCCGATCCCGGCGACGACAGCGGTGTGACCGTCTCCGCCGATCCCGCGACGATGCGCCAGTTGCAGGCGCGGCTCGCACACGACGGCCTGGATGCGGGGCAGGGCAATTCGACCTCACTCGATTCGCTGGTGAATCACGCGCGCGACCTTGCAGGTAACCTGCAGAGCAAGCTCACCGGTCAGAAATCGCAGCCGCAGCGGCTTAATCTGAAGCTTGCTGACGCCGCCGACCCGTTCGCCCAGGACAAGGATCGCAACAACAATTTCGCCCAACAGCATAAGCATAACGACAATCCGGCCGGCCAGTTCCAGCGCGATCAGCCGGCGGGAAAAGAAGGCGACCTGCCGCAGAATCCGGTTCATAATGAGAACCAGGACCAGGACCGTCCGGCGGGCGCGGGCGACATGGGCAACCAATCGCAAGGCGGCAAGAACTCGGCGGATGACAATCAGGATCAGACCGCCGATGCCAACAGTCAGCAGAATGGCGACCAGGGCAGCAATGGCGGCGCAGCGCACGGAATCGGCGCCGATCCTGACAGCTTGTTCGGTGCGCCTGCGCAGGCGAAGCTCGGCAGCGAGGGGTTCGAGATCGCGATTGAAGCGCGCCCGCTCGACAAGGGCCCCAAAGGCGCAGGCCACGCCTACGAGCCGCCCAAGGTGCGCACCACCCTCAGCACCGATCAGGAGCCCGACGAGCCCGTCGCGCGCACGGATGTGCCGTCCGAGGATCGAACCACTATAAAGCGGGTATTCGAACGATGACCGATATGGACTCCGCCGCCCTCGAGACTCCGACCGTCGCTGATTTTGCGCGGACCTTCCGCCGAATCCAGGCCGAAATTCACAAGGTGATTATCGGCCATGAACAGGCTGTCGAGGAGATGCTCTCCGCGCTGTTCGCCGGCGGCCATGTCCTGATCGAAGGCGTGCCCGGCACCGGCAAGACCACGCTGGTGAAGACCCTGGGCCTCGCTCTCAACCTGAGCTTCAATCGTATCCAGTTCACTGTCGATCTGATGCCGGCCGATATCACCGGCACGCGGGTTATCGAAACCGGCGCCGACGGCCGCCGCGAATTCACCTTTCAGCCCGGTCCCGTTTTTTGCCATATCCTGCTCGGCGACGAGATCAATCGCGCGACGCCGAAGACGCAATCCGCGCTGCTTGAGGCGATGGCCGAGTTGCAGGTGACCGTAGCAGGTATCACGCACGTGCTGCCGCCGCCGTACTTCGTGATGGCGACGCTCAATCCGATCGAGATGGAAGGCACCTATCCGCTGCCCGAGGCGCAGCTCGATCGCTTCCTCTTCAAGGTGCGGCTCAACTATCCCGACGAGGCCGAGCTCACGCGGATCATCAGCTCGACGACCGGGCCCGAGGATGCTGGAATCGAGGCGGTGTTTCACGTCGCCGAGGCGCCGCAGCGTATCGAAGCGCTCAAGAAGCTGGTGCGCGAGGTGATGGTGGCGCCCGAGATCGAGCAATACGCGGCACGAGTCGTGCGCGCCACGCAGCCGCAGAACTCGCGCTTCGTTTCCGATGAGGCGCGCGCCGTCCATGATGATATGGTCAATCGCTACGTGCTGTTCGGCTCGAGTCCGCGCGGCGCGCAGGCGCTGATCCTGGGTGCGAAGGTCCGCGCGCTGCTCGACGGACGCGCCAACGTCGCGCGCGAGGATATCGACCGCGTCGCAGTCCCCGGCCTCGCCCATCGCATCATGCTCAACTACGCCGCGCATTCCGACGGTATCGACGCCGTGCATATTGTCGAGCGGGTCCTGAAGTCGGTGCGCGCGGCGCGCGCCTGAGGTTGCAGCGATGCTCGAGACGCGTGCGTTCGAGCCCGAATATCTGCGCAAGCTCGACCGGCTCGTGCTCGGTATCAAGCGCGCACGCTCGGTGCGCCAGGGCGAGCGGCGGATCGGCCGCGTTCAAGGGCTCGGAATCGAGCTCGAAAACTTCAAGGAATATACCGAAGGCGACGATCTCAGGTTCCTCGACTGGAACGCGATGGCGCGCCTCGACCAGCCGTTGATCAGGACTTTCCGCGCCGAGCGGCAGATCGAAATCACCGCGCTGGTCGATGCGAGTGCCTCCATGGGTATGCCCACGAGCGACGACAAGCTCGGCCTCGGCCTCGCGGTCGGCGCTTCGCTCGCTTACATCGGGATGGCCGACAATGACGCCGTCCGCCTCGGCGCATTCTCGGTGCGGCGCGGCCAGATGTGCCTCGAGACGACGCCGTTTCATCGCCGGCGCGAATCGTACCTCAATTTCAAGGACTTCGCGGGCGCGGTCCAGGCCGGCGGCGAGACGCGTCTCGGCGCCGCGGTCGATCAGCTTTTGCTCGAGCGGCGTCCACGCGGCGTCGTAGTCGTCGTCTCCGATTTCCTGGTTTCGGCCGCCGAGGCCGAGGATGCCCTCAAGCGGTTGGTTGCGGCAAATCACGAAGTCAAAGTCGTCCACGTGATGGGAGAGATTGAAAGCACCGGCGCCTATCCGCCCGGACTTTATCGAATCCGCGACGCTGAGAGCGGCGAGATGCGCGAGGCGGTCTTCGGCCCGGAAGCCGCCGCGGTATGCCGCCGCAAAGTCGAACAACTGGTCGAGCGAATCCGCGCGATTTGCGCGGCGATCGGCGTCGTTTATGCGCAGGCATTCGGCGCGAGCACGCTCGACAATTTCATGGAACGTGAATTGCCGCTGCTCGGGATCGTCAGATAAGCCGATGGGATTTCTCGATCCGCGCAACCTGCTGTGGGGCGTAAGTCTGGCCGTCCTGGTCGCGATTTACCTGCGCTCGCGCGCCCGCCCGACGATCGATGTTTCGAGCCTGATGCTGTTCGACGAAGTGCCTGCGCCGTCAGCGAGCATGCGCCAGGTCCGCTTCGATCTGCTCTTCTGGCTCGAAGCTGCGGCGCTCTGCGCCCTCACGCTCGCGATCGCGGGCTTCTTCGTGCGGATTCCGGAGCGGCCGGCTCACGGCCGCAGTCATGCGCTGGTCTTCGCACTCGGCGCGGGCATGACCGCGACTGAGAGCGGCTCGTCGCGCCTCGATCGCGCCAAACGCCAGGCCCTGGACATTATTGCCGACGCCCATCCCGACGATCAGTTCAGCATCATTACTTATGCGCTCGAGGCCAACCTCGCGCAGGCGCCGACCTCCGATGCAAAGGAACTGCGCGCCGCAATCGGGAAACTCAACGCGATCGCGGTCGCGACGCGTCCCGCCGCGTTGCGCGCGGCGCTGATGCGTGCGCGCGGCGCCGCCGAAATTGATCTCTTCGCCGACCGGCCGCCACCCGGCGAGGCGCTCGGCGATATCGCTACCGCCGGCAAATTCGTTTTTCACCAGGTCGCCGCTGACGAAGCGAATCTTGCCATCGTCTCGCTCGATCCAGGTGTGCCGCGTGCCTCCAAAATGCGAGTCGGCATTCGCAACTTCGGGGCGCATCCGCAACTCTGCGATCTGAAAATCTATCTCGACGAGAAAGACGCCGCGGCCCAAACCCTTATGCTGGCGCCGCGCGAGCAGGTCACCGCCCCCTACGATCCCCTTCCCGCCGGCGGAATCGTTCACGCGCATATCGCCTCGCCCGATGCGATTGCGGCGGATAACGATCGCTACGTGCTCGCCACGGCGGCGGTCCCGCTGCATGCGCTCGTCGTCTCACCGGATCCGGCGGTGCGCGACGATCTTGCTCGCGTGCTGCTCGCCGTCAATCCGAATTTCCGTATCGAAGCGGTCGATCCCGCGAGTTACCATGCTGCGAGCAACGATTCCGATCACTTCGCGCTGGCGATCGTTCATGACTCGGACGCTGCCGTGCACGCCGATTCAACTTTGCTGGTGTTCCCGCCCGCGGGTGCGTCCAAGCTCATCCCCGGATTGACGATCGATGGAACCGCGAGCGGCGCTGAGCTTCACGGCGCAACGCAGAGTGGCGGCAACGGACTTCCGATCGGCGCGACGCGGATTCTCGCGATGCCGGAGTGGATGGAAGTCACGTCGAGTGCGACCCTTCCCGGGAAGGGTCGCATGCCGGTCGCCGCGATCGGCCAGGGCGAGAACGGCAGCGTCGGCGTGATCGCATTCGACGTGCGCGACCGGATGCTGCTCGACCCGGACCATCTCGACGCGCTCGTCGGGACGGTGGACCTCATTAAGCGCCTCGTCACGCCGGCCAATGTTCAAATCGTCGCGACCGGAACCTACGTCAATCTGCCCGCATCCGGTCCGGCGAAGATCACTTCGCCTGACGGCTCTGTGCAGACCGTCACGCCTGACAAGTCGGGGCGAATCGTACTGCGCCCGTTGATGGCGGGGCGATACAAGGTCGATAACGGCAAGAGTTCGGTGCAGGTCTTCGCCAACTACTATGACGCGATCGAGTCCGACACGGCAGTGACGCAGGTCACGTCGGCTAAATCGCCGCAGCGGGAGCTAGCGTCGATTCCGGCGCCGCCGCGTGAGCCGCAGATCCAGCCGATGCTGATCGTGCTGGCGCTGATGGCGATGCTGGCGCTGCTCGCGGAATCTGCGATGCTGGCGCGGCGCGCGGGGCGATGGGGAATGCGCCATGTTTGATCGCCCCGGGCTGCTCTGGCTGATGCTGCTGCTGCCTGTAGTCGCGGCTCCGGCGCTGCTCGCGATTCGCGGCGGGCGGTTTGGCTTCGGCGCATTGTCGCTGGTGCTGCGCACCGCCTGTTTCGCGGCCCTGGTCGCGATGGTCGCGGGGTTCAAAATTCCTGGTCACGTAGCGGCACGCAAACTTGCGATTATCGCCGCGCTCGACCAGTCGCGCTCGATCGCGCCCGACCAGGACTCGTGGATGCGCGATCGCGTCGCGCAACTGCGGCGCGCGATGTCGCCGCGCGACGAGCTCGCCGTGATTGGCTTTGGCCGCGACGCGCGGCTGCTCGTGCCGCTTTCCGATCCGCGCCTGGTCGGTTCCTTTCGTGGCAGCGCTGACTCGGGTGCGACCAATATTTCCGACGCTCTCGTGACGGCCCAGAGCCTGCTTCCTTCCGATGCTGACGGACGAATCGTGCTGCTTAGCGACGGCAACGAAACGCAAGATTCCGCGCGCGCCTCGATTCCGGCGCTGGTCGAAAGCGGCGTGCGCGTATTCGGTTCCGCGCCGCCGCCGTCTTCTACCGAGCGCGTCGCGCTTACGGAATTCGCCGCGCCCGAGGTCGTCCGTTCCGGCCAGCAGTTCGATTTCCAGATCGCGGTTGAGAGCGAAGCGGCCGCGCCGGTGAGCGCCTCGCTGAGACTCTACCAGGATGGCACGGCGGTGGGCGCCGAAGCTGTGACGCTCAAATCCGGGCTGAATCGATTCGACCTGCCGTACCGGCTGAACGCCGGCGGCGCATTCGTGATGGGCGCGGAGATCGCGGTCACCGGGCCGCGCGTTGCGATCAATCCGCGCGCCGAGGCCGCGATCTCGGTGACCGCGCCGCCGCGCGTCATGATCGTTTCCGCCACGCCGCCAGAGAGCCTCGTCACGGCGCTCAAGATGCGCGGCTACCGCATCGATATCGTCTCGCCGCGCAGCCTCAGCACTAATCCCGTTGATTACCTGGTCTATCAGCTTGTCATCCTCGACGACGTTCCGTCCGCCGAGCTGACGCCCGAGATGCAGCATGCGCTCAATCGCTACGTCGCAGAGCTGGGCGGCGGGCTCATCGCGACCGGCGACACGCTGCGCGAAGACGGCTTTCGCGGCAGCGAGCTCGAGAAGGCGCTGCCGGTGAGCTTCGAAATGCAACCGCCGCCGCCTTCGCGCGAGCCGATCGCGGTCTATCTTTGTATCGATCGCTCGAACTCGATGAGTTACGACTCGCGCTCGCCCGCGGTGCGTGACGGCGAGCGCATCCGCTACGCCAAGGAAGCCGCGATCGCGCTGCTGCGCCAACTCGACGACACCGACTACGCGGGCGTGATCGCATTCGATTCGCAGCCCTACGTGCTGGGCCATCTCGAGCAGCTCGGTGACGATCGCAGCGACCTCGAAAGCCGCATCGAGCGCCTGCAACCGGGCGGCGGAACGGATTTCAAGGACGCGCTGGAAATCGCGGAGCGCGAAATCCTCCAGAGCGGAATCGCAGTGCGCCAGGTGATTCTGCTCACCGACGGCGACACCAACCGG
This window of the Candidatus Binataceae bacterium genome carries:
- a CDS encoding DUF58 domain-containing protein, whose amino-acid sequence is MLETRAFEPEYLRKLDRLVLGIKRARSVRQGERRIGRVQGLGIELENFKEYTEGDDLRFLDWNAMARLDQPLIRTFRAERQIEITALVDASASMGMPTSDDKLGLGLAVGASLAYIGMADNDAVRLGAFSVRRGQMCLETTPFHRRRESYLNFKDFAGAVQAGGETRLGAAVDQLLLERRPRGVVVVVSDFLVSAAEAEDALKRLVAANHEVKVVHVMGEIESTGAYPPGLYRIRDAESGEMREAVFGPEAAAVCRRKVEQLVERIRAICAAIGVVYAQAFGASTLDNFMERELPLLGIVR
- a CDS encoding VWA domain-containing protein; translated protein: MGFLDPRNLLWGVSLAVLVAIYLRSRARPTIDVSSLMLFDEVPAPSASMRQVRFDLLFWLEAAALCALTLAIAGFFVRIPERPAHGRSHALVFALGAGMTATESGSSRLDRAKRQALDIIADAHPDDQFSIITYALEANLAQAPTSDAKELRAAIGKLNAIAVATRPAALRAALMRARGAAEIDLFADRPPPGEALGDIATAGKFVFHQVAADEANLAIVSLDPGVPRASKMRVGIRNFGAHPQLCDLKIYLDEKDAAAQTLMLAPREQVTAPYDPLPAGGIVHAHIASPDAIAADNDRYVLATAAVPLHALVVSPDPAVRDDLARVLLAVNPNFRIEAVDPASYHAASNDSDHFALAIVHDSDAAVHADSTLLVFPPAGASKLIPGLTIDGTASGAELHGATQSGGNGLPIGATRILAMPEWMEVTSSATLPGKGRMPVAAIGQGENGSVGVIAFDVRDRMLLDPDHLDALVGTVDLIKRLVTPANVQIVATGTYVNLPASGPAKITSPDGSVQTVTPDKSGRIVLRPLMAGRYKVDNGKSSVQVFANYYDAIESDTAVTQVTSAKSPQRELASIPAPPREPQIQPMLIVLALMAMLALLAESAMLARRAGRWGMRHV
- a CDS encoding VWA domain-containing protein: MFDRPGLLWLMLLLPVVAAPALLAIRGGRFGFGALSLVLRTACFAALVAMVAGFKIPGHVAARKLAIIAALDQSRSIAPDQDSWMRDRVAQLRRAMSPRDELAVIGFGRDARLLVPLSDPRLVGSFRGSADSGATNISDALVTAQSLLPSDADGRIVLLSDGNETQDSARASIPALVESGVRVFGSAPPPSSTERVALTEFAAPEVVRSGQQFDFQIAVESEAAAPVSASLRLYQDGTAVGAEAVTLKSGLNRFDLPYRLNAGGAFVMGAEIAVTGPRVAINPRAEAAISVTAPPRVMIVSATPPESLVTALKMRGYRIDIVSPRSLSTNPVDYLVYQLVILDDVPSAELTPEMQHALNRYVAELGGGLIATGDTLREDGFRGSELEKALPVSFEMQPPPPSREPIAVYLCIDRSNSMSYDSRSPAVRDGERIRYAKEAAIALLRQLDDTDYAGVIAFDSQPYVLGHLEQLGDDRSDLESRIERLQPGGGTDFKDALEIAEREILQSGIAVRQVILLTDGDTNRQYHDHDDLIASFAREKIPVSTIRIGPDLANLELLQDFAQATGGVFYRVQDIEKLPLLLVGLTREAMNRRKQGRTSVAAGQPSAILNGIKSSEIPPIDFFASTTAKTGAQVPLQVTRGDRSAPLLAAWQYGLGRTAIFSADPDSLATLSWIRWNRYAEFWSQLATWAMRAGDSGPFTMRVSHAGDGSIAVEAEKADTNPVSNLVCRITGQGHATDIAMTQTDSSLYRAEIGPLPRGKYTATLMLKAGDNERIIEQRQFATPGSIAADAAELRIRPPNLDLLRQLGSATHGGYDAPDSEIVHHTGSLVPVRISAAPFVLPIVIAFFLGEVFVRRRFLGD
- a CDS encoding FIST N-terminal domain-containing protein — translated: MLRAGVGYSNALNPRTAAAEATAAALACAGLNAAEGALVFATTAYGAAYPMILRMVAQEAHTREIAGCSTMGVIANEQEVETGHALAVIVFGGGAIAGRRFFVPSLRGRSREAASEVAGAVRPGLNANNLLCVFADTYNLEAEVFLDALRAELPGVVIVGGGASEDGSIGETFQFCGDVVSSNAVSGMLIAGDFDITVVSSLACTPIGGAHRVTAARDNIIMELDGRPAYEVFAEAAGPLASDLRRALTFVFLAVPLDPNATTIARGNYLVRNIVGASKEHGVIAVAHQPKVGDMVGLALRDGERARQDLKATLESLETRIESPPKLGLYFDCVSRGVGLYGIPGHDSAYIRRYLGDLALGGFFTGFEIGPVGDSTAPLQYTGVLALLSEKKKD
- a CDS encoding MoxR family ATPase, with protein sequence MDSAALETPTVADFARTFRRIQAEIHKVIIGHEQAVEEMLSALFAGGHVLIEGVPGTGKTTLVKTLGLALNLSFNRIQFTVDLMPADITGTRVIETGADGRREFTFQPGPVFCHILLGDEINRATPKTQSALLEAMAELQVTVAGITHVLPPPYFVMATLNPIEMEGTYPLPEAQLDRFLFKVRLNYPDEAELTRIISSTTGPEDAGIEAVFHVAEAPQRIEALKKLVREVMVAPEIEQYAARVVRATQPQNSRFVSDEARAVHDDMVNRYVLFGSSPRGAQALILGAKVRALLDGRANVAREDIDRVAVPGLAHRIMLNYAAHSDGIDAVHIVERVLKSVRAARA
- a CDS encoding cytochrome P450, with amino-acid sequence MNTSAVPGPKSPRLLQGFAYLRDPLALFDDCARKYGDCFTLRVPTLPATICLSDPEAIREIFARDGTDAIETGSIFASVMAPVVGEHSMLVIDGDEHRRHRSITMPYFARAQFARLGDTIVELTDREISTWPSGTPFPMRPRMQNITLQVMLRILFGEHATSVFTPDLLRRAFGVGPNPFIFYRWARVDLGPRSPWGGFLRIHREVTESILAEIRRRRVNGRSSEDVLASMMRPHGDNGGTMSDEELTDEVWTLINAGNDTTATALAWAIYHLACNPEVIAELRREQCSLGNPTTDQLAQLPYLDATVREVLRISPIFLMVGRRLKEPMRVGDRELPAGTTVAPCIYLAHRRPDIWHEPKRFNPRRFLDERHPAHHFFPFGGGIRHCIGAALAIYEMKLVLARVFSRMELRLRRATSPGRVGTSISSRLRTSCR